One Serratia liquefaciens genomic window, CCATTTTGTTCTATGAGGCCAAAAAGTATGACGATGCCCGTAACATCATTCAGCCACTGCTGACGCAAGATCCGAAAAACGTCTGGCTGATCGATCTGATGACCGATATCGACCTCGGTCAGAAACGTGCGCCGCAGGCGATTGCCCGTCTGCAAGCCGCCAATGCCGCCCAAAGTAACAACCCGGTGCTGCAACTCAACCTGGCCAACGCCTACGTGGAAGGTAACCAACCGGCGCAGGCGTCAAAAATTCTTAACCGTTACACCTTCGCCCATCCGGACGATCCCAACGCCTGGGATCTGCTGGCCCAGGCCAGCGCCGCACAGGGGCTGCGCGATGAAGAGCTTTCCGCCCGTGCCGAGAGCCTGGCCCTGACCGGTCGTCTCGACCAGGCCATTGGTTTGCTCAGCAATGCCAGCTCACTGCAAAAACTCGGCAGCCTGAAACAGGCGCGTTATGATGCGCGCATCGACCAGCTGCGCCAGCTGCAACAGCGTTTCCGTCAGTACCAGCGCAGCTGATTTTCATAAAGGATGAAGTTAAATGAAAAACGTCACTATTTACCACAACCCGCGCTGCTCCAAGAGCCGTGAAACCCTGGCGCTGTTGGAACAGCATGGCGTGAAGCCTGACGTGGTGCTGTATCTGGAAACGCCGCCGTCGGTAGACCAGCTGAAGAAACTGCTGAAAGAACTGGGGTTCAGTTCCGCACGCGAGCTTATGCGCAAGAAAGAAGATCTGTACAAGGATTTAAAGCTGGCGGATGAAGACCTGAGCGAAGCCCAACTGTTGCAGGCGATGGTGGACAATCCAAAGCTGATTGAGCGTCCTATCGTGGTCAAAGGCACCCTGGCACGTATCGGCCGACCGCCAGAACAGGTGCTGGAGATTTTGTAAGTTTAATCAGGGCGCTCGTTTAGAGTGCCCGAGACGGCTCTGCTACAGCCCGAGGATCTCTTTGACAAAGGGGATGGTCAACTTGCGTTGGGCGGTGATCGAGGCGTGATCGAGTTGATCCAGGGTCATAAACAAGGTACGCATTTCGCGATCCAACCGCTTGAGCAGGAAACGACCGACGTCTTCCGGCAGTTCAAAGCCGCGCAGTTTGCCACGCAGTTGCAGGGCCAGCAGTTTTTCTTCATCCGACAGCGGCTGTAACTTGTAGATTTGCCCCCAGTCCAGGCGTGAAGCCAGGTCCGGCAGGTTCAAATTCAATTGACGCGGCGGACGATCGCCGGTGATGAACAGGCGCGTGCGGCCAGTTTCCAGAATGCGGTTGTAGAGATTAAAGATCGCCATTTCCCACTCTTCGTCACCGGCGATGCATTCGATATTGTCGATGCATACCAGCGCCAACTGCTCCATCCCGTCCAAGACTTCCGGCACGAAATAAGCGCGCTTGTCCAACGGCACATAGCCGACGGCTTCACCGCGCTGCGAAAGCTCCGCACAGGCCGCATGCAACAGGTGACTGCGCCCACCGCCCTCGCGTGACCAGAAATAGATATAGCTGCCATGTTCCTGACGAACGGCGGACTGGATCGCGCTCAATAGGGATGGGTTCTCCCCCGGATAAAAACTGGCAAAAGTCTCATCATCGGGAAGATAAAGTGGCAGTGAAAGCTGTGCCGGCGTATTCAGAAAAGCACCTCAACCAAAACTGGCAGGAAAACGCGGTCAGTCTATCACAGAAAACAGGCTCTGTTGAACCGGCAGGATTTTATGCCGTAATAGTGAACAACGATCGCCGATAAAGTTAAATTTCTCTACGGCCAGCGTCAGTGAAATTTGTATTTTATCTAACACTTATCCTAGTATAGAAAGGCGAAACGCAATCTCCTTAAACAAGGTTTCTACAAGGATATAGACAATGAAAGTATGGAATAAAGTGCTTTTGGCCTCAATCATTGGGCTATTGCTTGCCGGCTGCGATGACTCATCCAAGGTCGACGCCAATCTTGAAAAAGCCAAAGACAGCGCCGAGCAGATGAAAGATGCCGCACAGAAAAAAGCGGACGATCTGACCGATAAAGCCGCCGCGGTGGCCAAAGACATCAAGCAAGAGGCCACCACTCAGGCCGACCAATTGAAAGACAAGGCCTCGGCGATTAAAGACGATGCCGCCAAGCAGGCAGATGCCATTACCAATGATGCGAAAGCCAAGGCTGACGCCATCAAAGAAGATGCCAGCAAGCAAAGCCAGCAGCTGGTCGATCAGGCTAAAACCATTAAGAACGATGCCATTAATGGTGCCAACGATCTGACCGAGCAAGCCAAAGCGAAAACCGAAGCGATTAAAAACAGCGCTGAGAATAAAGCGGATGAATTAAAAAGTGATGCCGATGCAGCAGGGAAAGAAAATACCCCGCCGGCCGCACAACAATAATACTTAGCAGCAAAAGAAAGGAGCAGTAAATGGGGATTATTTCCTGGATTATCTTCGGTCTGATCGCCGGTATTTTAGCCAAGTGGATTATGCCAGGCAAAGACGGCGGCGGTTTTATTCTGACCGTCGTCCTGGGTATCGTCGGTGCCGTGGTTGGGGGCTATATCAGCACCTTCTTTGGCTACGGCAGAGTTGACGGTTTCAACTTCGGCAGCTTCGTGGTGGCGGTGATCGGCGCTATCGTGGTGCTGTTTGTATACCGTAAGATCCGCAGTTAATTTATTGCGCATCAACAAAACGGGCAGCCCATTGGCTGCCCGTTTTCCTTATTACTTCTGCACTACTTCTGTTCGGCCGACTCGTCCGGCGCTTCGATCACTTCCTCTTCCTTGCGGTACAGGCTGATGACCTTAAACAGCAGGCTGAGGCCAATGCCGACGATGGTCGCCAGCGCCATGCCTTTCAACTCGGCAGCACCGATGTGCACCTTGGCCCCGCTGACGCCGATAATCAGGATCACCGAGGTCAGGATCAGGTTTTGCGCCTTGTTGTAATCCACTTTGGATTCAATCAGCACACGAATACCTGACGCACCGATCACCCCGTACAGCAGCAGAGAGACCCCGCCCATCACCGGTACCGGCACCGCCTGGATGGCCGCCGCCAGTTTACCGACGCAGGACAGCAGAATAGCCAGAACCGCCGCGCCGCCGATCACCCAGGTGCTGTAAACCTTGGTGATGGCCATCACGCCAATATTTTCACCGTAGGTGGTGTTTGGCGTGGAGCCGAAGAAGCCGGAAATCACCGTCGAAATGCCATTGGCGAACATCGAGCGGTGCAGGCCAGGGTCACGAAGCAGATCTTTTTTGACGATATTCGCGGTCACCACCAGGTGGCCAACGTGCTCGGCGATCACCACCAGCGCCGCCGGCAGGATGGTAAAGATAGCGAACCATTCAAAACGCGGGGTGTAAAACGTCGGCAGCGCGAACCAGTGCGCCTCACGGATCGGGGTCAAATCCACCACGCCCATAAAGAATGACAGCCCATACCCCACCAGCACGCCAATCAGGATCGGGATAATCGCCAGAAAACCGCGGAACAGCACGGAACCCAGGATGGTCACGCCCAGCGTCACCAGCGAGATAGTGATGGTAGTGGTGTCTGCGCTGACGCCGTCGGCCGGCAGCAAGCCCGCCATGTTCGCCGCCACACCGGCCAGTTCCAGGCCGATGACCGCGACAATAGCCCCCATCGCCGCCGGAGGGAAGATGACGTCCAGCCAGCCGGTACCGGCTTTTTTAACCAGCAGCGCGACCAGGCAAAACAGCACCCCGCACATGATAAAACCGCCCAACGCCACTTCATAACCCAACGGCAACAGCAGCAGCACCGGGGAAATAAACGCAAAGCTGGAGCCGAGATAGGCCGGGATCTTTCCCTTGCAGATAAACAGGTACAGCAGGGTACCGACGCCATTAAACAGCAACACCGTCGCCGGGTTAATCTTGAACAAAATAGGCACCAGCACGGTCGCGCCAAACATGGCGAACAGGTGTTGGAAGCTGAGCGGAATAGTCTGGAGTAGCGGCGGGCGTTCGCTTACGCCTATCACGCGACGGGTCATGGATGTTTTTCCTCTAATGACTTTTCGAGTTTTACCCTATGAATTTCAAGTTGCAGCCAAGCGCCCGGCTCGCTCATCTCCAGGTATTGTAGGGGCGCCGCATGCTGCGCCCGCATTAATCGGGGCGAATTTATTCGCCCCCTACAGTAACTGGGGTGAGCTAGTGCAGGTAACAACGCTGTAGCTTGAAAGACGACGAGCATTAAAAAGCCGACTCATCAGTCGGCTTATTTTTGTTTATTTGGTACCAAATATCTTGTCGCCCGCATCACCCAGGCCCGGTACGATGTAGCCCTTCTCGTTCAGGCATTGATCGATGGAGGCCGTGTACAGTTCGACGTCCGGGTGCGCTTTCTCCAGCGCGGCGATCCCTTCCGGCGCGGCAACCAGCACCAGCACCTTGATGCTGTTGCAGCCGGCTTTCTTCAGCAGATCGATAGTGGCGATCATCGAGCCGCCGGTCGCCAGCATAGGGTCGACAACCAGTGCCAAACGCTCTTCGATGTTGGAAACCAGCTTTTGGAAATACGGCACCGGCTCCAGGGTTTCTTCGTCACGGTAAACGCCAACCACGCTGATACGCGCGCTAGGTACGTTTTCCAGTACCCCTTCCATCATGCCCAGACCGGCACGCAGAATAGGCACAACGGTAATTTTTTTCCCTTTAATCTGGTCTATTTCAACCGGGCCGCACCAGCCATCGATGGTGACTTTCTCTGTTTCCAGATCGGCGGTCGCTTCATAGGTCAGCAAACTACCCACTTCTGAGGCCAGCTCACGGAAGCGTTTGGTGCTGATATCATTTTCACGCATCAGGCCAAGCTTGTGTTTCACCAGCGGGTGTTTCACCTCAACGATCTTCATCATTTTTCTCCTATTAAGGTGGTTTACGGCCAAAAAAATCGCCGGATTATACCTCCTTTTGCCGACTGCGCCACCCACAATAGCCCGATCGGGATCAACAAAAGTTTGAATAACAGTATAGATGACGAAAAAGCGGAGCTGGCTCACAAGCCACTCGCAAACGTTTGCCTGCGCTGTTAGAATTGCCGCGCCTTATTCCGGAATCAATGCCGGAAGCACAGTATTCAAACCGCAAACCGTCGTGGGGATCGCGCAGTGACCGACAAAACCTCTCTCAGCTATAAAGACGCAGGTGTCGATATCGATGCTGGCAATGCATTGGTAGACCGCATCAAAGGTGTAGTAAAACAGACCCGCCGCCCGGAAGTGATGGGTGGTCTGGGCGGTTTTGGCGCCCTGTGTGCGTTGCCGCAGAAATACCGCGAGCCGATACTGGTTTCCGGTACCGACGGCGTAGGCACCAAGCTGCGTCTGGCGATGGACCTGAAACGACACGACACCATCGGCATCGATCTGGTCGCAATGTGTGTCAACGACCTGGTGGTTCAGGGCGCTGAGCCGCTGTTCTTCCTGGATTACTTTGCCACCGGTAAACTGGACGTGAACACCGCGGCCAGCGTGATCACCGGCATCGCCGAAGGCTGTAAGCAGTCTGGCTGTGCTCTGGTGGGCGGTGAAACCGCTGAAATGCCGGGCATGTACCACGGCGAAGACTACGACGTGGCCGGCTTTTGCGTCGGCGTGGTCGAAAAGTCCGAGATTATCGACGGCAGCAAGGTGCAGTCCGGTGACGCTCTGATCGCCCTGGGCGCTTCAGGCCCACACTCCAACGGCTACTCGCTGGTACGCAAAATTCTGGAAGTCAGCAACACCGACCCAACCACTACCGTTCTGGAAGGCAAACCGCTGGCGGACCATCTGCTGGCGCCGACCAAGATTTACGTGAAATCGGTGCTGGAGCTGATCGAGAAAATCGACGTGCACGCTATCGCCCACCTGACCGGTGGCGGCTTCTGGGAAAACATCCCGCGCGTGCTGCCGGAAGGCATGCAGGCCGTGATCGAAGAATCCAGCTGGCAATGGCCGGCCGTCTTCAACTGGCTGCAGCAAAACGGCAACGTCAGCCGTCACGAAATGTACCGCACCTTTAACTGTGGCGTGGGCATGGTGATCGCACTGCCGGAAGAAGCCGTGGAACCCGCCATCGCATTGTTGTCCGCAGCCGGTGAAAAAGCGTGGAAGATCGGTAAACTCACCGCTTCTTCTGACGAACAACAAGTGGTCATCAACGGATGAAAAAGATCGTGGTGTTGGTCTCCGGCCAGGGGAGTAATCTCCAGGCGCTGATTGACGCCTGCCAGCAGGGCAAAATTGCCGGCGAGATTGTGGCGGTGTTCAGTAACAAGGCACAGGCTTACGGTTTGCAACGTGCAGAAGTGGCAGGTATTGCCGCTCATGCGCTGGACGCCAAGGCCTTTGCCGACCGGGCCGCGTTTGACGTCGCCCTGGCGGATGCCATCGACCAATACCAACCGGATCTGGTGGTGCTGGCCGGCTACATGCGCATTCTCAGCCCGCAGTTCGTACAGCGCTATGCCGGACGTATGCTGAATATCCACCCTTCCCTGCTGCCCAAATACCCTGGGCTGCATACTCACCGTCAGGCCATCGACAACGGCGACAGCGAACACGGTACTTCGGTGCACTTCGTGACCGAACAGCTCGACGGCGGCCCGGTGATCCTGCAGGCCAAGGTACCGATTTTCCCCGGCGACGAGGAAGATGAGGTGGTTGAACGGGTACAGGCTCAGGAACATACCCTTTACCCGCTGGTGGTGAACTGGTTTGTCGAGGGCCGCCTGGCGATGCACGATAACGCCGCCTGGCTGGATGGCGAGCGCCTGCCCGAGCAAGGGCATGCGGCAGACTAAAGCGCCAATCTGAATCCTTGCTAAACGGTGCCGCTCACGGCGCCGTTTTTTTTTCGCCGCACCCCATCTCCGACGTTATACTTGCCCACAGTGGCAACCGCCCCCTATCTATAACGACATTAAGGAACCCCCATGTCCAGCACTACCAACGTCAGGCTACGCCCACTGGAACGGGATGATTTGACGTTTGTCCATCAGATGGACAACAACGCCAGCGTGATGCGCTACTGGTTTGAAGAACCCTACGAAGCCTTCGTAGAACTCTCCGATCTTTACGACAAACATATCCACGACCAGAGCGAACGCCGCTTTATCATCGAACACCAGGGTGCCAAGGTCGGGCTGGTGGAACTGGTGGAGATCGACCATATCCACCGCCGCGCGGAATTCCAGATCATCATCGACCCGACGCATCAGGGCAAAGGCTACGCCACTATCGCCGCCAAGCTGGCGATGGATTACGGTTTCTCGGTACTGAACCTGTACAAGTTGTACCTGATCGTCGACAAGGAAAACCCGAAGGCTATCCACATCTACAGCAAGCTGGGCTTTGAAGTCGAAGGTGAGCTGATTGACGAATTTTTCGTTAACGGCGAATACCGTACCGTGCTGCGCATGTGCATCTTCCAGCCGCAGTACATGGCGAAATTCAAAACCGCCGCCAGCGATAAACCTTTGGTTAAGTGACAACAAAAAACCCGCGAAAGCGGGTTTTTACCATCATGATGTTTGGGCTTTTCCCAACGACAGGAAAAGACAGCTGCGGCATCAACCATAGCGCCCGGTAATATAATCCTCGGTGCGGCGCTGGCGCGGTGAAGTAAAGATGTCGTCGGTGTCGTTGTATTCCACCAATCGGCCCTGGTGAATAAACGCCGTGTAATCCGAAACGCGTGCCGCCTGCTGCATGTTGTGCGTCACCAGCACCACGCTGTACTGCTGCTTCAGAGCGGAAATCAGCTCTTCAATGGTCAATGTAGAGATCGGATCCAGCGCCGAGGTCGGCTCATCCAGCAGCAGCACTTCCGGCTCGATGGCTATCGCCCGTGCAATCACCAACCTTTGCTGCTGACCGCTGGAAAGACGAAACGCATTCTCGCGCAGCCGGTCTTTCACTTCATGCCACAGTGCGGCAGCACGCAGCGAACGCTCCACCGCCTCATCAAGGATCCGTCGGTCGCGTACGCCCTGCAGACGCAGGCCGTAAACGACGTTTTCATAAATCGATTTCGGGAAGGGATTCGGCCGTTGGAATACCATACCGACCCGCCGTCTTAACGCCGCAACGTCAATCTGTGCGCCGCCAATACTTTGACCGTTCAGTTGCAAATCGCCTTCAATCCGGCAGTTGTCCACCAAATCGTTCATGCGGTTGAAACAGCGCAGCAGCGTGGATTTACCGCAGCCGGACGGACCGATCAGCGCCGTCACCCGGTGCTTGGGAATACGCAGCGAGATACCGTGCAGCACCTGTTTTTCGCCATAAAACAGGTTGAGGTCGTTTACCGCCAGCGCGGTATGTTCATCATCAAGGTGCTGGACATCCAACCGGGGCAAACTGCCTGGCGTCATCAAACTCATTAGGCACTCCCCAAGAATAACATCGTTGTTACTGCGACCATGCTCTGTACCGCTCCCTCAGCGAATGGCGAATGCCCATCGCCGCCAGATTCAAGCCCACCACAATCGCCACCAGCAGGAAGGCAGTGGCGAACACCAGCGGCCGGGCAGCCTCCACGCTCGGGCTCTGGAAAGCCATATCGTAGATCTGGAAGCTCAGGTGCATAAACTTCCGCTCCAGATGCAGATACGGGAAAATATCATCTACCGGCAGCACCGGCACGGATTTCACTACCCCCACCAGCATTAATGGCGCCGTCTCCCCGGCAGCGCGCGCCACCGCCAGGATCAGGCCGGTCATCATCGCCGGCGCCGCCATCGGCAACACAATACGCCACAGCGTTTCCGCCCGGCTGGCGCCCAGCGCCAACGAGCCCTGACGCAACGAAGCAGGAATGCGCGACAGCCCCTCTTCGGTGGCGACAATCACCACCGGCAACGTCAGCAGCGCCAGCGTCAAGGCCGCCCACAGCACGCCCGGCGTGCCAAAGGTCGGGTTAGGCAACGACTCCGGGTAGAACAGCTGATCGAGCGTACCGCCAATCATATAGACGAAGAAGCCAAGACCAAACACGCCATAGACAATCGACGGTACGCCGGCCAGGTTAACCACGGCGATGCGGATCAGCCGCGTCAGCAGATTATTGCCTGCGTATTCATGCAGGTAAACGGCGGCAATCACGCCAAACGGCATCACCACGATCGACATCAGGATCACCATCAGCACCGTGCCGAAAATCGCCGGGAATACGCCGCCTTCGGTATTGGCCTCTCGCGGGCTGTCGCTGAGGAATTTCTTCACCTGTTCGCCCCAGTGCACCAGCTTTTGCGTGGTATTCATCGCGTTGGGGTACCAGGCATCGCGCACCTGGCTTAGCGCAATGGTATGGGTCTGGCCGTGCATGTCACGCAGCAACAGCGCATCACGGTGGCGATCGCGGTTCAAACCTTCCAGACGATCGGAAAGCAACCGATATTGACGTTGCAGTTCCAGCCGCTCGGCATTGATTGACGCCTGTGCGCGGGCGTCTAGCTTATCTTCACGCAGCAAGCTTTTCTCTCGCAGGCGCAGCGTATCGAACCGCTGGTTAATGCGCGCCATATCGCGAAACTGAATATCATGAGCCTGGCGCGAAAGTGCGGCAATCTGCGGCAAACGCTGCAGCAGCGCCTGGCTAAGATTACGGCCGGTCAGCGGCTGACCATCCTCCAGCATACCGGCCAGATAACCGTAAGCGGTGCCGTTGTTATTACGTTCCAGCACCAGCAGATCGCGCGGCGTACTTTGGCGAACAATGTCACCGGCCAGCAGCGTACGGAAGTCTTGTCCTTCGCTCTCGCGGTTGCCCACCTTGATCAGATAGCGCTCAAAACTCTGCGCATTGCCCGGCGGCAGTGTAATATCGGACTCCAGCAGTTGGCGGCGCGGAATGCTTTGCTGCTGATACAGCTCGCCGATCATCGTCACCGGCCCTGCGGCGCTCTGATTCAGCTCAAACTGGTAGACCGGGCTCGGCCAGAAATAGCGCATCCCCTGCCCGGCCAGCAGCAGCATAATGCCGATCAGCGCCAACAGGCTGACGGCCACCGACCCGGCGGTCAGCCAGATCCACGGCGAACCGCTCTTCGCCCAGCGCTTCATGGCGCCTCCTGGTTCAGGGTATAGCGCTCACGCAGCCGCAGTCGGATCGCCTCCGCCAGCGTGTTGAAGACAAAGGTGAAAATAAACAGCACCAGCGCAGTAAGGAACAGCACCCGGTAATGGCTGCTGCCGGCGACCGCTTCCGGCATTTCTATGGCGATATTGGCCGCCAGGGCACGCAGGCCCTGGAACAGGCTGCCGTCGATAACCGGCGTGTTACCGGTCGCCATCAGCACAATCATGGTTTCCCCCACCGCGCGGCCAAAGCCAATCATCAGCGCCGAGAAAATGCCGGCGCTGGCCGAAGGCAACACCACGCGCATCACGGTTTGCCACTGGGTGGCCCCCAACGCCAGCGACCCTTGGCTCAGGGTTGCCGGTACGCTGAACAACGCGTCTTCCGCCAGCGAGAAAATAATCGGCACTAACGCAAAGCCCATCGCCACGCCAACCACCAGCGCATTGCGCTGGTCATAATCATCACCCAGCCAGAAATGCAGGGGCTCGCCGAACAGCTTCACTTCCAGCCAGGGCCCCACGCTAAACGTCAGCCAGACGGTCAATACGATCAGCGGCAACAGGATCAGCAGATCAACGCCCGGCGGCAGGCGCCGCGGGGCAAACCGGTTCATCAGCGCACCGCAGGCCAACACCACCGCCGCCAACAGCAAGGGCAGCGACAACACCGCCAGCAGGTAATATTCAATCACCGGCGCCAGCCAGATGCCGGCCACCAGCCCGATCACCACCGTCGGCAAGGCCCCCATCACCTCAATCGCCGGCTTAATCACCCGCCGCAGTCCGGCCGACATGAAGTAGGCGGTATAAATCGCCCCGGCCAGCGCCAGCGGAATGGCGAACAGCATGGCATAGGCCGCGGCCTTGAAGGTGCCAAAGATCACCGGCATCAGGCTGAATTTGGCCTGGTAGCTGTCCTCGCCAGAGGTGGATTGCCAGACGTAAGCCGGTTCGGGGTAATTCTCGTACCACACCTTGTGCCACAGCGAGCGCCAGGTGACGTCGGGATAAGGGTTGTCGATCGCATAATGTTGCCAGCCCTGTGCCGTTTCCAGCAGCAGGCCGTCACCGCGTGGAGCGAATGCCATCTGTTGTACCCCGGCGCTCAGCCTGCCGTTCAACAGCGGCTGCGGCTGGATGCTGGAAAACAGCGAGAAACCGCCGTCCGGTCTCAGGGTAGCGAACACCCGGCGATAAGGTTCGGCCACCAGCAAATCCTGCGGCTCGGACTGGTGGTCGAAATGCTGCACCGGCGTCAGTTGCCAGCGCCGATCTTTTTCGACATCAAACCATTCGCGTACGCTGCCGTCAGGCGCTTCGATCAGCAACGCGCTGCCGCCAGGCAACGCTGTCAGTTGATAAGGAGAATGTTCGCCCAGCGTACGCGTTTCTTTTAGCTGCAGCTGCGTGTCGTTAATTTGGTAGCGCGCCAGCCGATTCCCCGCCAGCAGATACAATTGGCGACCGTCGGGCGTCAACACCAGCTGCTGCACCGTACTGTCCAGCGTGATTTCACTTAGCTGCGGCGGGTGGTCGCTGCCGAAACGGCCAAACACCAGGCGACGATCTTCGGTCACACCGGCCAGAAGGTACTGCCCACGTCGCGCCTCGGCCAACGCCAGCAGCGTTAACGCACGCCCCTGTTTATCCAACGTCAGCGGTCGTTGCCCAAGCGGAAACAACCACTGCGGTGCCGATGCCCCGGCTGCTGCGAAGTCTGCGCTGGCGACGATAAACCGGCCGTCGGCCTGTGCCAAAGCAAACAGGTCACGTTCGCCAGCTGCCTGAGCCAGTAGTTTCGGTTTGGCCAGCAGCGTCTGTTGCGTCAGAGGATGGGCGTTCTGCTGCGTCAGAGGGTAGAACTGCCCCTGCCC contains:
- a CDS encoding ABC transporter permease subunit, with translation MAQTTVNQHPRDRLRARIDRSVQAAVTVSGLLVLMTLMLIFVYLLFAVLPLFKPAAMGQAKPLTIAASAPALALGMDVQQRIGYRIDAQGQGQFYPLTQQNAHPLTQQTLLAKPKLLAQAAGERDLFALAQADGRFIVASADFAAAGASAPQWLFPLGQRPLTLDKQGRALTLLALAEARRGQYLLAGVTEDRRLVFGRFGSDHPPQLSEITLDSTVQQLVLTPDGRQLYLLAGNRLARYQINDTQLQLKETRTLGEHSPYQLTALPGGSALLIEAPDGSVREWFDVEKDRRWQLTPVQHFDHQSEPQDLLVAEPYRRVFATLRPDGGFSLFSSIQPQPLLNGRLSAGVQQMAFAPRGDGLLLETAQGWQHYAIDNPYPDVTWRSLWHKVWYENYPEPAYVWQSTSGEDSYQAKFSLMPVIFGTFKAAAYAMLFAIPLALAGAIYTAYFMSAGLRRVIKPAIEVMGALPTVVIGLVAGIWLAPVIEYYLLAVLSLPLLLAAVVLACGALMNRFAPRRLPPGVDLLILLPLIVLTVWLTFSVGPWLEVKLFGEPLHFWLGDDYDQRNALVVGVAMGFALVPIIFSLAEDALFSVPATLSQGSLALGATQWQTVMRVVLPSASAGIFSALMIGFGRAVGETMIVLMATGNTPVIDGSLFQGLRALAANIAIEMPEAVAGSSHYRVLFLTALVLFIFTFVFNTLAEAIRLRLRERYTLNQEAP